The Thermodesulfobacteriota bacterium genome segment CCCGCATCCCACATCAAGGACAGTCGCCCCTGCAATCAGTCTTTCTGCCAGAGGTTCCAAAAAGGCAGACGGATCCACCGCAAAGGTCTTTTCATGGTAGAGCCTATAGTTTTTCTGGTAGTAATCTGTCATACGCGTCAGGAACATCCTACATGCTTATAGCAGCTATACTATTTCTCATAAATTTTCATGCCAGGCTGGGCACAACGATTCATGAAACCTAAGGTTCGTCCGGGGGATTGCCTATTGGCCCATTACAAAACTTAACAATCTGATCTAGAAATTAACCTACGGCAGCTATCTCGCTTCAATTAGATCTGAGCCAGCCCCAGAGGACATAATCCCACGGCGACGTTGATCGTCTCTGCCTGTATGGGTTGAACTGAGAAGATAGGGGGCATGTAAGACACCGATCTCATTTGTTAAGTTTTGTAATGGGCCAATAGGCAATCCCCCGGATGAACCGACCTAAGATTGAAAAACTGCTGTTTTTTTAATGAATATGTTCCGTCTTCAGCCTTCAGTCTATCCACCTCAGCAGTTACACATTTTGTTTTAACTCCTTTACCAGGGGGCCGTCTTTTCTCCATACCCAGCAGGTACCAATAAGATAATTGTTTAAAATTTCGGGAGAAATCTCATTGTCCCCTTTTTCTTTATTTCGATAAACCCAATAGCCCTGGATAATTGCAGGCGCCATGGAAAGAACAAGCGTTGTCAGATGGAGACAACCTTTAATCCCACCCAAAGTTTTTTTGACTTTCGATGTAAAACCCGGTGCAATGCACATGCCTTTTAGCTTTTGCAGGCTGTCAGACATTTGAATGCAGTCCTCATGTGGAGTCCCTGGCATATCCACCTTTATTTCCTTTATGGTTAGTGATAAAGACTCAATTAGCATCTGTACGATCATATGGTGTACCGTCTGGGGAGGATGCTTTTTCCCGGAATTTTGATAAAAAGGTATCAGACGATCCTCTTTTAATATTCCCTCAACGATTATGTTTTCGCCGTCTGATTCATATGTGGAAATTTCAATATTTCTGTGGTGAATTTTTCTACCCTTGCTGCTGTCCAATGCGCTCATCTCTCCCTCCGTCAGTTTGG includes the following:
- a CDS encoding DUF2889 domain-containing protein, with translation MSALDSSKGRKIHHRNIEISTYESDGENIIVEGILKEDRLIPFYQNSGKKHPPQTVHHMIVQMLIESLSLTIKEIKVDMPGTPHEDCIQMSDSLQKLKGMCIAPGFTSKVKKTLGGIKGCLHLTTLVLSMAPAIIQGYWVYRNKEKGDNEISPEILNNYLIGTCWVWRKDGPLVKELKQNV